TAAGAACCGTTTAGAATCCGGTTAAGTTTTATGACGTTTCCTGATTCACGGAAGTGGTTTAAAATTACCTTGTACACTGCAGGAAATTAAGTATTGCGTAATAACTTTTCTCCATTCACGGGTCAGCAGTACGCTGCATCATGTTCGTAAGATTTCGATCTTTGTATTTCAGAGCCATTTAAAGTATCAAACATCACTCCATCAGTGGTCTCGCCGGCGCAGCATGTTTATTTGACTATCAGCGGTATCTCCTGTAAAGACTGGATGCAGTATTTTGTCAGGTTTCAGACAGCTAATGGAACAAAAAAGACCCAACAGGGGATCTGTAGGGATTCGGTTGTATCATGCTTTGTGCCTGAGTTTCCACCCAACACTCTGCTCAGAGTTGGTTTGACCTTAAGTAACAGACTGGTAGAGTGGTCTGACACCAAGATTCTTATACAATGTAAGTAAAAGACAAGTGCATTGAGCCGTAACTAAGATTATCATGTCATGTAAATAGAGACTGGGGGAATGGGCTGACGCTAAGATAATCATATCACATCACAACATAACACATTATATTACATATCCCATTACATCACATCACTTCACATCACATCACttcatatcatatcatatatcatatcatatcatatcttatcatgtcatgtcatgtcatgtcatgtcatatcatatcatatcatatatCATATCACATCAAAccatatcatatcatatcatatcatatcacaTCACATCACATCATATCACATCATTTAAGTAACAGGGTAGTGCTGCATCCTGAAAACAAGATCTTCATGTTACATTAGTTTAAACTTTGATTGTCTCAGTGGAATCAGATATAACTTTCAGTTCAAGTATGAATTGCTTAATCTTTTACAGAGAATTTGGAAAGCACTCTGCTAAGATTACAGCATGACTCACACTCCTCTTATCTTGTCAGTTCTTCTCCCTAAAGTGTCATCTACATTACTGCATGGGAGTTACAGCAAAACACACTGAACAAGGACTTTTTTATTTATGTGTCTTAGATCCTGGCGATGCTATGAAAAGTTCTGTTGACGACATTACCACAGACTTCACTAAAGTGGGCGCGTTCAGATTCGTTGTGGTGCTAAAAGACCGCTTCAATAACCTCGTTAAAGTTATCCAGAGGATCAACAAGAATCCCACGCCGATATCAGTTCAGTACTCCTCAAAGGCGAAACCACAGTCGCTTAGGTTTCTGAGGTGTACCACGACCGTCAGGAATAACGGAGCCGGAGATGAGTATGTGCTGAGCTGCGAAGGTGCAGAAAAGGAAGACATATTTTTTTACCCTTCCATGAACAATGTACCACTTGGTGGAAAGGACAAGTATGAAGCTAAAACCACCTTATGTCCAGGAAAAAACAGTTGTAAAGGTACCGCATGATAGCTCTAGCAGTCACTACTtgtactgaatttctgaatgaaTTAATTCAAACTAATTACAACACAAAAGCTGATTCTAATAACAGTTTGAATCATTTATTTCCTGCTGTCAGTAAGAAAATACAACAGCTATGTTTTAGCGGCCGTAAGTGAAGATAAAATCGcttttggtattggttttgtattttttgctatAGCGGAGCCAAAGTCCTCCCTTCTTGCCACAGTACTCGCTTGCGTTGGGACAGCTCTTTTGGTATCATTGGTGGCTGTTTTATTCTTTGTCCGCTATAAAGCTGCAAGGAAAGGAAGAATCACTCCTGAGACAACAACGGGGCTAGAAATGGAAGTTCAACCACCAGAGAACGAAGACAGTATGGTAATAGACCGttgcatttttcctttttcaaaattttttatgATCACCTTCACCATGATCATTGCTGAGATCACAACCATCATCGCTGGCACATCACACTTCAAGTGTTGTTTATCGGTAATTCCAACGTTTAAGCATGTGCACTTTTTCAGCGATTTTATGATCTGGAAGACACTGAATCAGCCAACAGCGACGAAGAGAAGACAGCTACAAGAACGACTCAAGAAGATGCTTATGCTGATAACTCACCTGGTTTGAAATTAGGCGATTCTGGTGCTCCAGAAGAAGACGAGCGAGATCATCAAACAGACGAACTTGAAGAAGTTGGAAGCATGCATCAACAAAGTTTCGAAAAAGGCGACAAAAACTATGTGCAgtcaaaagaagaaattgaaatgaaggaaaGGGTCAAAC
This window of the Acropora muricata isolate sample 2 chromosome 14, ASM3666990v1, whole genome shotgun sequence genome carries:
- the LOC136898451 gene encoding uncharacterized protein, whose amino-acid sequence is MMRSCDVLLVLWAILFLCSSAKSSQLEIQAFQPAVVPIRAITTLTLKTNVDVNVTSNTSLQCRFKDISVPARMEDGFIFCDTPPIKNTDRISVHLDIDGKLFKTKRPLYFHEPFKVSNITPSVVSPAQHVYLTISGISCKDWMQYFVRFQTANGTKKTQQGICRDSVVSCFVPEFPPNTLLRVGLTLSNRLVEWSDTKILIQYPGDAMKSSVDDITTDFTKVGAFRFVVVLKDRFNNLVKVIQRINKNPTPISVQYSSKAKPQSLRFLRCTTTVRNNGAGDEYVLSCEGAEKEDIFFYPSMNNVPLGGKDKYEAKTTLCPGKNSCKAEPKSSLLATVLACVGTALLVSLVAVLFFVRYKAARKGRITPETTTGLEMEVQPPENEDSMRFYDLEDTESANSDEEKTATRTTQEDAYADNSPGLKLGDSGAPEEDERDHQTDELEEVGSMHQQSFEKGDKNYVQSKEEIEMKERVKPKRVWIRRFHDLEDTASANSDEEKTATRTTQEDAYADNSPGLKLGDSGAPEEDERDHQTDVLEEVGSMHQQSFEKGDKNYVQSKEEIEMKGMQVRQFENDSELFSDEDFRESARSSPLPEALLCGDPCDDTMAVTAASSSSEHIDALACSGDGSNVPPSQEQCMDKKRKQTAERRNYRPGNNKALPMECEHLTPGQTKYTDRFKKAGHRRQAWIENLLGEDE